The following proteins are encoded in a genomic region of Pyricularia oryzae 70-15 chromosome 6, whole genome shotgun sequence:
- a CDS encoding glycosyl hydrolase family 43 protein gives MLALRRSATLGLAILSGAYASLQIVPGGTWTADNGQHIQAHGTGITVVNGTYFMIGEDKTNGSAFQNVNCYSSTDLVRWHYEGSLLSRTAEAGDLGPNRIVERPKVIFNERTQKYVLWMHIDSSDYKDARAGVAVGDSVCGKFTYLGSSRPLGFQSRDSGLFKDDDGTAYLLTEDREHGLRINRLTDDYLGFADNTSTYLWSESIESPAMLKRNGTYYMFGSKLTGWDPNDNVYSTATSISGPWSGWQTFADKGSNTYASQTTYILPYGDGGNVMYLGDRWVSTNLQSSTYIWLPLDISGTTVSLKNRDAWIPNAAPPGAPWQPAGDVNAYEGEVAQLGGGARVVSCSGCSAGSAAGYIGGDVNGIVTISGVRSSAPDGTLTTVRIRFANGDGNPRYANVTVNGGPPTRLAFEPTRGGVSDSTLNVQLRPSTDNTIVVSGAGGGLWGPDVDRLIVPVD, from the exons atgctTGCACTGCGCCGTTCGGCCACTCTTGGCCTTGCCATCCTCTCGGGTGCATATGCGTCGCTGCAGATTGTGCCCGGAGGAACATGGACGGCG GACAACGGCCAACACATCCAGGCTCACGGCACGGGCATCACCGTCGTTAATGGGACGTACTTTATGATCGGAGAGGACAAGACCAACGGCAGCGCCTTCCAGAACGTCAATTGCTACTCCAGCACCGACCTGGTGCGATGGCACTACGAGGGTTCTCTTCTGTCCCGAACCGCCGAGGCTGGTGATCTGGGCCCAAACAGGATCGTCGAGCGGCCCAAGGTCATCTTCAACGAGCGTACACAAAAGTATGTCTTGTGGATGCACATTGACAGTAGCGATTACAAGGATGCCAGGGCTGGTGTTGCTGTGGGCGACTCGGTCTGTGGAAAGTTCA CCTACTTGGGTAGCTCTCGACCTCTTGGCTTCCAGAGCCGGGATAGCGGCTTGTTCAAGGACGACGATGGCACTGCGTATCTGCTTACCGAAGAC CGCGAACACGGCCTGCGCATCAACCGTCTGACAGACGACTACCTCGGCTTTGCCGACAACACGTCGACGTACCTGTGGAGCGAAAGCATCGAGTCGCCCGCCATGCTCAAGCGCAACGGCACCTACTACATGTTTGGGTCCAAGCTCACCGGCTGGGACCCCAACGACAACGTCTACAGCACGGCGACGTCCATCTCGGGCccctggagcggctggcagACCTTTGCCGACAAGGGCAGCAACACGTACGCGTCGCAGACCACCTACATCCTCCCctacggcgacggcggcaacGTCATGTACCTGGGCGACCGCTGGGTGTCGACCAACCTGCAGTCCAGCACCTACATCTGGCTGCCGCTCGACATCTCGGGCACCACCGTCTCGCTCAAGAACAGGGACGCCTGGATCCCCAACGCCGCCCCGCCCGGCGCCCCCTGGCAGCCCGCCGGCGACGTCAACGCCTACGAGGGCGAGGTCGCGCagctgggcggcggcgcccgCGTCGTCTCGTGCAGCGGCTGCTCGGCCGGAAGCGCCGCCGGCTACATTGGCGGCGACGTCAACGGCATCGTCACCATCTCGGGCGTGCGCAGCTCCGCCCCCGACGGCACCCTCACCACCGTGCGCATCCGCTTCGCCAATGGCGACGGCAACCCGCGCTACGCCAACGTGACGGTCAACGGCGGGCCGCCCACCAGGCTGGCCTTTGAGCCGACGAGGGGTGGCGTGTCCGACAGCACCCTCAACGTGCAGCTGCGTCCCAGTACCGACAACACCATTGTCGTGTCGGGCGCGGGAGGCGGGCTGTGGGGCCCTGACGTTGACCGGCTCATCGTGCCCGTGGATTGA
- a CDS encoding E3 ubiquitin-protein ligase UPL3, translating to MSPRITRSSVRHAANQAGPPPSTTPAPGGAEPVTAAPAASTPVSASQTSRATTRKRKSRDSNTSQPESPDHTAASRRPKRQKPVTESSVKPPSQSPAASTRSRKGKAPAAMSSPDPNVGPSGPPDNATSASSSRKSSRSKKNTQPSAESSTRPQSSAKRRTSQRPSKNDPDQDMVMTGTDEAEKAKPPPPPDPAEQQSGDDSDENDDDDDHRYDDDDDDIDPFGSFGGPPRGLVGGLPMLHTLMSGMGSRLRSLMANLSNKEDPSVQLIALQDLSEILLVSNEDNLSGHFSPDALVKELVALMQPHEITGEENPEIMLLACRCLANLMEALPPSVANVVYGGAVPVLCQKLLEISFIDLAEQALSTLEKISYEYPASIVREGGLTACLSYLEFFPTSTQRTAVTTAANCCRNITEDSFPVIKEVMPILLNVLNSSDQRVVEQASLCVSRIVESFRYYTSKLEELVSVDLLKAVLRLLLPGTTNLISPSIHTQFLRVLAHTARASPRLSAELFKLNIVETLYQILTGVSPPAGTDDVASKLDSVLIMQALIHRPREQIIETLNVICELLPAPIPVSAPQQSEISVSTAEPATPSSQASRKKTTNEKRVELLEDCKEQVRRFCLILFPTLTDAFSSTVNLTVRQKVLTAQLKMLSNLDTEILTEALKVVPYASFLASILSQQDHPSLVMYALHATELLMSRLDSVYRYQLYREGVITEITKLSIEEDKSVADEGKKPADEAGLETPGQSTASAAAGSKAADHDSDEENGDEDKDDDDEDDHDVDDDCEDGEDAMRSHHSSDDENDDENDNNHRIEEMSASPASSEGSSMSIDGPARHIIAPIDSMQKAISDVAKKFLETYETEKHSKVMKKKATKILDSLSALATDIEVFYLQRSSQSVDASRGVAYFKQLASYFDSDQLESVTSAELLASGLVRVLERVFSNPDESLAAAAQSDFLQVFMGYTVKSKPKTATADSPATPFSVMVHKLQDLLSRSEHFEVITVHQNALDGNRSSAASMLAKQIRLRLVADDDSDIPRAYRNIMVSIHAISTFKSLDDYLRPRISLSERPRNNSSRSVLSRAMAALAGHPGIPLEAAERLAARLPALAAGGSPFGGPSAGSSLFQPSQPSASRSARKPKAKSNSYAESPSTPDQASPTSRDKAVLRRSSRRQAASADTPPPPPPPEEEESLANALECADEKQLSDGDDMGEASALDAIVGELEEDMGDEPAVDPTAVNMEVAAGGKITARKDDGTRVPTPSQAAGSASTAPPSASGISRDRTSAISAAFQSLQGTPTPGGPSRPLSYAAAVQATPQDWHIEFSVDSKVIPNETTIYRAIHSPNAIVDSSVSRSVWSAVHSVKFRRVPGPPPTSEGSPFGASFEGAAGTVDENGTPASLSKHPATTSILRLLKMLHDLNANIDDVLVENKEALKLNIEPLSQFVNTKLTAKLNRQLEEPLIVASNCLPSWSEDLARQFPFLFPFETRHLFLQSTSFGYARSMTRWQNAQSQEESRRDRRDERPFLGRLQRQKVRISRSKILESAVKVMELYGANQSILEVEYFEEVGTGLGPTLEFYSTVSKEFSKKKLKLWRDADPHDSDEFVSSPNGLFPRPISEEDGSGSNSDRVLGLFKILGKFVARSMIDSRIIDINLNPIFFRIGDEKSGVKPSLGAVKMVDPALARSLMLIKKFSLAKKEIDEDPCRTPAQKVADTERITLNNISIEDLSLDFTLPGQPHIELIPNGAQINLTMDNVDLYLDKVIDMTLGSGVRRQVDAFRQGFSQVFPYAALSAFTPDELVSLFGRIDEDWSLETLMDSIKADHGYNMDSLSVKNLLQFMSELSPAERRDFLQFTTGSPKLPIGGFKSLNPMFTVVCKPSEEPYTSDDYLPSVMTCVNYLKLPNYTDINVLRKRMSTAMKEGQGAFHLS from the exons CGAGCACACGACCCCAGAGCTCTGCAAAACGCCGAACATCTCAACGTCCCTCTAAGAACGATCCAGATCAGGATATGGTCATGACTGGCACCGACGAAGCCGAAAAAGCAAAGCCTCCGCCTCCACCAGACCCTGCAGAGCAGCAATCTGGAGATGATAGCGACGAgaacgacgatgatgatgaccacagatatgacgatgacgacgacgacatcgATCCTTTTGGTAGCTTTGGAGGCCCGCCTCGCGGCCTGGTGGGAGGTCTTCCGATGTTGCATACTCTTATGTCTGGAATGGGTTCCAGACTTCGCTCCCTTATGGCCAATCTATCCAACAAAGAGGATCCATCAGTACAACTGATCGCATTGCAAGATCTGTCCGAGATTCTCCTCGTATCAAACGAAGACAATCTTTCTGGGCACTTTTCACCCGATGCCTTGGTCAAAGAGCTCGTGGCTCTGATGCAGCCCCACGAGATTACAGGGGAGGAGAATCCAGAGATAATGCTTTTGGCCTGCCGCTGCTTGGCCAACCTGATGGAGGCACTGCCACCAAGCGTTGCCAACGTGGTGTATGGAGGGGCAGTTCCTGTCTTGTGCCAAAAGCTGCTTGAGATATCCTTTATCGACTTGGCAGAACAAGCCCTAAGTACCTTGGAGAAGATCTCTTATGAGTACCCGGCCAGCATTGTCCGCGAGGGTGGCTTAACGGCTTGTCTGTCGTATCTGGAGTTCTTCCCAACAAGCACGCAGCGAACAGCCGTGACTACCGCCGCAAATTGCTGCAGGAACATTACGGAAGACTCGTTCCCCGTCATCAAGGAGGTTATGCCTATTCTGCTCAACGTTCTCAACAGCAGCGATCAACGAGTTGTGGAGCAGGCATCTCTATGCGTATCACGCATCGTCGAGAGCTTCCGATACTATACTTCAAAGCTGGAGGAGCTTGTCAGCGTTGATCTTCTCAAGGCCGTCCTACGACTACTTCTTCCAGGCACGACAAATCTTATCTCACCGAGTATTCATACCCAATTCCTCAGGGTTTTGGCACACACAGCTCGAGCAAGTCCTCGGCTATCGGCGGAACTCTTCAAGCTGAACATTGTCGAGACGCTGTACCAGATCTTGACTGGTGTTTCGCCTCCAGCCGGTACTGATGATGTCGCCTCTAAGCTGGACAGTGTCCTCATAATGCAGGCTTTAATCCACCGTCCTAGGGAACAGATTATTGAGACATTGAATGTCATATGCGAACTGTTGCCTGCTCCTATTCCTGTATCTGCGCCCCAGCAATCCGAGATATCTGTTTCGACAGCAGAACCAGCAACCCCGTCTTCTCAGGCGTCTCGGAAAAAGACGACAAATGAAAAGAGAGTCGAGCTCCTCGAGGACTGCAAGGAGCAAGTTCGGCGCTTCTGTTTGATCTTGTTCCCTACCCTCACGGATGCATTCTCCAGTACCGTCAATTTGACAGTCCGCCAAAAGGTTCTCACTGCACAACTCAAAATGTTGTCAAACTTGGACACGGAAATTCTCACGGAAGCCCTCAAGGTTGTCCCTTATGCTTCGTTTCTTGCTTCAATTTTATCGCAGCAAGATCATCCTAGCCTCGTTATGTACGCCCTGCACGCTACCGAGCTGCTTATGAGCCGTCTCGATAGCGTCTATAGGTACCAGCTGTACCGTGAGGGCGTTATCACGGAAATCACCAAGCTTTCCATCGAGGAAGATAAGTCGGTAGCAGATGAGGGCAAGAAGCCCGCTGATGAAGCAGGGTTGGAAACACCCGGACAGTCTACGGCCTCGGCCGCAGCTGGGAGCAAGGCTGCCGATCACGATTCAGACGAGGAAAACGGTGACGAGGACaaagatgacgatgacgaagacGACCACGACGTAGATGATGATTGTGAGGATGGCGAGGATGCCATGCGCTCTCACCACTCATCTGACGACGAGAATGATGACGAAAACGATAACAATCACCGAATCGAAGAAATGTCAGCGTCACCGGCCAGTTCCGAAGGTTCCTCGATGTCCATCGATGGTCCAGCTCGTCATATTATTGCTCCTATTGATTCCATGCAGAAAGCCATTTCGGATGTTGCCAAGAAGTTCCTTGAGACCTACGAAACGGAGAAGCACAGCAAGGTTatgaagaagaaggccaCCAAGATTCTCGACAGTCTCTCAGCCCTCGCGACGGATATCGAAGTCTTCTACCTCCAACGCAGCTCTCAAAGCGTAGATGCCTCCAGAGGTGTTGCTTATTTCAAGCAGCTTGCGTCTTACTTCGACTCGGACCAGCTGGAGAGCGTCACAAGTGCTGAGCTTCTTGCTTCAGGACTGGTGCGGGTTCTTGAGCGGGTGTTTAGTAATCCCGACGAGAGCCTTGCTGCGGCTGCGCAGTCGGACTTTCTGCAAGTTTTTATGGGCTACACTGTCAAGTCAAAGCCAAAGACTGCTACGGCAGACTCGCCGGCTACTCCTTTTAGTGTCATGGTTCACAAGCTGCAGGATTTACTAAGCAGATCAGAGCATTTTGAAGTTATTACAGTCCATCAGAATGCGCTTGATGGCAATAGGAGCAGTGCAGCATCAATGCTGGCCAAGCAGATCAGGCTCAGGTTGGTTGCTGACGATGATTCGGATATACCTCGGGCGTATCGCAATATCATGGTCAGTATCCATGCCATTTCGACATTCAAGTCCCTGGACGATTACCTGCGACCTCGCATCAGTCTTTCGGAACGACCTAGGAACAACAGCTCTAGGAGTGTTCTTTCAAGGGCTATGGCTGCACTTGCTGGCCATCCAGGAATTCCTCTAGAGGCGGCCGAGCGGCTCGCTGCCCGTCTGCCGGCCCTTGCCGCAGGCGGAAGCCCTTTCGGTGGTCCGAGTGCAGGATCGTCGCTGTTCCAGCCTTCGCAACCCTCTGCGTCTCGATCCGCCCGCAAGCCCAAGGCCAAATCCAACTCGTATGCGGAGTCCCCGAGCACGCCAGACCAAGCTTCGCCAACGTCTCGCGATAAGGCTGTGCTCAGACGGTCGAGTAGACGACAGGCTGCATCGGCGGATAcgcccccaccaccaccccctcctgaagaagaagagagcTTGGCCAATGCTCTCGAGTGTGCCGATGAAAAGCAGCTTTCTGACGGGGACGACATGGGAGAAGCTAGTGCGCTCGATGCGATAGTGGGCGAGCTTGAGGAAGACATGGGAGACGAGCCAGCAGTGGATCCTACAGCTGTTAACATGGAGGTTGCAGCTGGCGGGAAGATCACCGCGAGGAAGGACGATGGGACGCGTGTGCCAACCCCCTCACAGGCAGCCGGCTCGGCTTCAACCGCACCACCATCAGCCAGTGGAATCAGTAGGGACAGGACCAGTGCCATCAGTGCGGCCTTCCAAAGCCTGCAGGGTACTCCCACCCCCGGCGGACCTTCGAGGCCGCTGTCATATGCTGCTGCGGTGCAGGCAACTCCACAAGACTGGCACATTGAGTTCAGTGTAGATTCCAAAGTGATCCCGAACGAAACGACAATCTACCGGGCGATACACAGCCCCAATGCGATTGTCGATAGCAGCGTCAGCCGCAGCGTCTGGTCTGCTGTACACTCGGTCAAGTTTCGCCGAGTCCCCGGTCCACCTCCAACTTCTGAAGGCTCACCTTTCGGTGCATCTTTTGAAGGAGCTGCAGGGACCGTGGATGAGAACGGGACACCTGCATCTCTCAGCAAGCATCCTGCCACTACGTCAATCTTGCGTCTTCTCAAGATGCTTCATGATCTGAATGCCAATATTGATGACGTTTTGGTAGAGAACAAGGAGGCCTTGAAACTGAACATCGAGCCACTATCGCAATTTGTAAACACGAAACTCACGGCAAAACTAAACAGACAACTGGAGGAGCCGTTGATTGTGGCGAGCAATTGTTTACCCAGCTGGAGTGAGGATCTGGCTAGGCAGTTCCCATTCTTGTTCCCCTTCGAGACGAGACACCTATTTTTGCAGTCAACCTCATTTGGCTATGCACGATCCATGACAAGGTGGCAGAACGCGCAATCTCAAGAGGAATCGCGTCGCGACCGAAGGGATGAGCGTCCCTTCCTGGGCCGCCTGCAGCGCCAGAAGGTGCGCATTTCCAGATCCAAGATACTCGAGTCGGCGGTCAAAGTCATGGAGCTGTATGGCGCAAATCAGAGCATACTTGAGGTGGAATATTTCGAAGAAGTTGGTACTGGCCTCGGGCCTACCCTGGAGTTCTACAGCACGGTGTCCAAAGAGTTCTCGAAGAAGAAGCTCAAACTTTGGCGCGATGCGGATCCCCACGACTCGGACGAGTTTGTTTCCAGCCCCAACGGCCTATTCCCGCGACCGATCAGTGAGGAAGATGGCTCGGGAAGCAACAGCGATAGGGTTTTGGGTCTTTTCAAGATCCTTGGCAAATTCGTTGCTAGGTCAATGATCGATTCTCGAATTATTGACATCAATCTTAATCCCATCTTCTTCAGAATCGGAGATGAAAAATCAGGGGTGAAGCCTTCGCTGGGCGCGGTCAAGATGGTTGACCCAGCACTTGCACGGTCACTGATGCTGATCAAGAAGTTTTCCCTGGCGAAGAAGGAAATTGACGAGGATCCTTGCCGGACGCCTGCCCAGAAGGTCGCCGACACGGAACGTATCACGCTTAACAACATCTCTATAGAGGACCTATCGTTGGATTTCACACTACCTGGCCAGCCCCATATCGAGCTTATCCCCAACGGGGCTCAAATCAACCTTACTATGGACAACGTGGATCTTTacctcgacaaggtcatcgaTATGACCCTGGGGAGCGGGGTTCGTCGACAGGTCGATGCCTTCCGCCAAGGCTTCTCTCAGGTGTTCCCTTACGCCGCCCTAAGCGCTTTCACTCCGGATGAGCTTGTGTCTCTATTCGGTCGTATTGATGAGGATTGGTCCCTTGAAA CACTCATGGATTCAATTAAGGCCGATCACGGCTACAACATGGACAGTCTTAGTGTCAAGAATCTCCTGCAGTTCATGAGTGAGCTCTCGCCTGCTGAGCGACGCGACTTCTTGCAATTCACCACGGGCAGCCCTAAGCTACCTATTGGAG GGTTCAAGAGTCTCAATCCCATGTTCACTGTGGTATGCAAGCCAAGCGAGGAGCCTTACACTTCAGACGACTATCTTCCGAGCGTGATGACATGCGTCAACTACCTCAAGCTTCCAAACTATACCGATATTAATGTCCTCAGGAAGAGGATGTCGACAGCTATGAAGGAAGGCCAGGGAGCCTTCCACTTGTCTTAG